In Pseudorca crassidens isolate mPseCra1 chromosome 16, mPseCra1.hap1, whole genome shotgun sequence, one DNA window encodes the following:
- the ZSWIM8 gene encoding zinc finger SWIM domain-containing protein 8 isoform X6 produces the protein MELMFAEWEDGERFSFEDSDRFEEDSLCSFISEAESLCQNWRGWRKQSAGPNSPTGGGGGGGSGGTRMRDGLVIPLVELSAKQVAFHIPFEVVEKVYPPVPEQLQLRIAFWSFPENEEDIRLYSCLANGSADEFQRGDQLFRMRAVKDPLQIGFHLSATVVPPQMVPPKGAYNVAVMFDRCRVTSCSCTCGAGAKWCTHVVALCLFRIHNASAVCLRAPVSESLSRLQRDQLQKFAQYLISELPQQILPTAQRLLDELLSSQSTAINTVCGAPDPTAGPSASDQSTWYLDESTLTDNIKKTLHKFCGPSPVVFSDVNSMYLSSTEPPAAAEWACLLRPLRGREPEGVWNLLSIVREMFKRRDSNAAPLLEILTDQCLTYEQITGWWYSVRTSASHSSASGHTGRSNGQSEVAAHACASMCDEMVTLWRLAVLDPALSPQRRRELCVQLRQWQLKVIENVKRGQHKKTLERLFPGFRPAVEACYFNWEEAYPLPGVTYSATDRKLALCWARALPPRPGASRSGGLEESRERPRPLPAEPAVRPKEPGAKRKGLGEGVLSSQRGPRRLSAEGGDKALHKMGPGGGRAKALGGAGSGGKGSAGSGSKRRLSSEDSSLEPDLAEMSLDDSSLALGAEASTFGGFPESPPPCPHPGGSRGPSTFLPEPPDTYEEDGGVYFSEGPEPSTASAGPPGLLPRELCTRDDLASTDESGNGLPKTKEAAPAVGEEEDDYQAYYLNAQDGAGGEEEKAEGGAGEEHDLFAGLKPLEQESRMEILFACAEALHAHGYSSEASRLTVELAQDLLANPPDLKVEPPPAKGKKNKVSTSRQTWVATNTLTKAAFLLTVLSERPEHHNLAFRVGMFALELQRPPASTKALEVKLAYQESEVATLLKKIPLGPSEMSTVRCRAEELREGTLCDYRPVLPLMLASFIFDVLCTPVVSPTGSRPPSRNWNNEMPGDEELGFEAAVAALGMKTTVSEAEHPLLCEGTRREKGDLALALMITYKDDQAKLKKILDKLLDRESQTHKPQTLSSFYSSSRPATASQRSPSKHGGPSAPGALQPLTSGSAGPAQPGSVAGAGPGPTEGFTEKNVPESSPHSPCEGLPSEAALTPRPEGKVPSRLALGSRGGYNGRGWGSPGRPKKKHTGMASIDSSAPETTSDSSPTLSRRPLRGGWAPTSWGRGQDSDSISSSSSDSLGSSSSSGSRRASASGGARAKTVEVGRYKGRRPESHAPHVPNQPSEAAAHFYFELAKTVLIKAGGNSSTSIFTHPSSSGGHQGPHRNLHLCAFEIGLYALGLHNFVSPNWLSRTYSSHVSWITGQAMEIGSAALTILVECWDGHLTPPEVASLADRASRARDSNMVRAAAELALSCLPHAHALNPNEIQRALVQCKEQDNLMLEKACMAVEEAAKGGGVYPEVLFEVAHQWFWLYEQTAGGSSTAREGATSCSASGIRAAGEAGRGLPEGRGVPGTEPVTVAAAAAAVTAATVVPVISVGSTLYPGPGLGHGHSPGLHPYTALQPHLPCSPQYLTHPAHPAHPMPHMPRPAVFPVPSSAYPQGVHPAFLGAQYPYSVTPPSLAATAVSFPVPSMAPITVHPYHTEPGLPLPTSVACELWGQGTVSSVHPASTFPAIQGASLPALPTQPSPLVSGGFPPPEEETHSQPVNPHSLHHLHAAYRVGMLALEMLGRRAHNDHPNNFSRSPPYTDDVKWLLGLAAKLGDRHGDAAAAEPRSCPQPPACPGLPPTGAALPAGIHAVHPPPLDSPDPCRLRRLCERNPQCSQRLLPDTHGHDAVQRHPAESQAQQTDQGAVAAGLTRDDHLLPLSLAPLGPYTGTQACGYGDPSQRGNESWLDRSSPLSSLVAQTGSCSWGQDVSDPRSLGLGETALSGRGRWVASGIYLAFINI, from the exons ATGGAGCTGATGTTCGCGGAGTGGGAGGACGGAGAGCGCTTCTCTTTCGAGGATTCGGACCGCTTTGAGGAGGATTCGCTCTGTTCTTTCATCTCCGAGGCCGAGAGCCTCTGCCAGAACTGGCGGGGATGGCGCAAACAGTCAGCGGGGCCCAATTCCCCCACTGGCGGCGGTGGCGGAGGTGGCAGTGGCGGTACCAGAATGCGAG ATGGACTGGTGATCCCACTGGTGGAGCTGTCAGCAAAACAGGTGGCGTTTCATATCCCATTTGAAGTGGTGGAGAAAGTTTACCCCCCGGTGCCTGAGCAGCTCCAACTCCGAATTGCTTTTTGGAGCTTCCCTGAGAATGAAGAGGATATTCG ACTGTATTCCTGCCTGGCCAACGGCAGTGCAGATGAGTTCCAGCGAGGGGATCAGCTATTCCGCATGAGGGCTGTGAAGGACCCCCTGCAGATTG GGTTCCACCTGAGTGCTACAGTGGTGCCACCTCAGATGGTCCCCCCCAAAGGGGCCTACAACGTGGCTGTGATGTTTGACCGCTGCCGGGTCACTTCCTGCAGCTGCACCTGTGGGGCTGGGGCCAAATGGTGCACCCACGTCGTGGCACTCTGTCTCTTCCGCATCCACAAC GCTTCTGCAGTCTGCCTGCGGGCCCCAGTGTCAGAGTCCCTGTCTCGACTGCAGAGGGACCAGCTGCAGAAGTTTGCTCAGTACCTCATCAGTGAGCTCCCTCAGCAG ATCCTGCCCACAGCCCAGCGTCTCCTGGATGAACTCCTCTCCTCCCAGTCAACAGCCATCAATACAGTATGTGGAGCCCCGG ACCCCACAGCAGGGCCGTCTGCCTCCGATCAGAGTACTTGGTATTTGGATGAATCAACACTCACTGACAACATCAAGAAGACACTGCACAAGTTCTGTGGCCCCTCCCCTGTGGTGTTCAG TGATGTGAACTCCATGTATCTGTCTTCCACGGAGCCTCCGGCTGCTGCTGAATGGGCATGTCTGCTGCGCCCACTGAGGGGCCGCGAGCCAGAGGGAGTCTGGAACTTGCTTAGCATCGTGCGGGAGATGTTCAAGCGGAGGGACAGCAATGCTGCCCCCTTGTTGGAAATCCTCACCGACCAGTGCCTCACCTACGAACAG ATAACAGGCTGGTGGTACAGCGTGCGCACCTCAGCCTCACACAGCAGCGCCAGTGGGCACACAGGCCGCAGCAACGGGCAGTCAGAGGTGGCGGCCCACGCATGCGCCAGCATGTGTGACGAGATGGTCACACTGTGGAGGCTGGCTGTGCTGGACCCTGCGCTCAGCCCCCAGCG GCGCCGGGAGCTGTGTGTGCAGCTGCGCCAGTGGCAGCTGAAGGTGATTGAGAACGTGAAGCGGGGACAGCACAAGAAGACCCTGGAGCGGCTCTTCCCTGGCTTCCGGCCGGCAGTGGAGGCCTGCTACTTCAACTGGGAAGAGGCCTACCCCCTTCCCGGTGTCACCTACAGTGCCACTGACAGGAAGctggccctgtgctgggcccGAGCCCTGCCCCCTCGGCCAGGTGCCTCCCGATCTGGGGGCCTGGAAGAATCCCGGGAGCGGCCCCGCCCTCTTCCTGCCGAGCCAGCTGTGCGGCCCAAGGAGCCTGGGGCCAAGCGCAAGGGATTGGGTGAGGGGGTCCTCTCATCGCAGCGGGGTCCCCGCCGCCTCTCGGCTGAGGGGGGAGATAAGGCTCTGCATAAGATGGGTCCAGGTGGGGGCAGAGCCAAAGCATTGGGGGGGGCTGGCAGTGGGGGCAAGGGCTCAGCAGGCAGCGGGAGCAAGCGACGGCTGAGCAGTGAAGACAGCTCCCTGGAGCCGGATCTGGCTGAGATGAGCCTGGATGATAGCAGCCTGGCCCTGGGTGCAGAGGCCAGCACCTTTGGTGGATTCCCGGAGAGCCCACCACCCTGCCCTCACCCTGGTGGCTCCCGAGGCCCTTCTACCTTCCTTCCTGAACCTCCAGATACTTATGAAGAAGATGGTGGCGTGTACTTCTCAGAAGGGCCTGAGCCTTCCACAGCTTCTGCTGGCCCCCCTGGCCTACTGCCCAGGGAGCTTTGTACCCGGGACGACCTCGCTTCCACAGATGAGAGTGGCAATGGGCTCCCTAAAACCAAAGAGGCAGCCCCTGCGGTTGGAGAGGAGGAGGATGACTACCAGGCGTATTATCTGAATGCCCAGGATGGCGCTGGGGGCGAGGAAGAGAAGGCtgagggcggggctggggaggAACACGACCTGTTTGCAGGACTGAAGCCACTGGAACAGGAGAGCCGCATGGAG ATATTATTTGCCTGTGCTGAGGCCTTGCATGCGCACGGCTATAGCAGTGAGGCCTCCCGCCTCACCGTGGAGCTTGCCCAGGACTTGCTAGCCAACCCACCTGACCTCAAGGTAGAGCCGCCCCCTGCCAAG GGCAAGAAGAACAAGGTTTCTACAAGCCGTCAGACCTGGGTGGCTACCAACACCCTGACCAAGGCGGCCTTCCTGTTAACAGTGCTAAGTGAGCGCCCAGAGCACCACAACCTGGCCTTCCGAGTGGGCATGTTTGCCTTGGAGCTACAGCGGCCCCCAGCTTCCACCAAGGCCTTGGAG GTGAAGCTGGCATATCAGGAGTCTGAGGTGGCCACCCTGCTCAAGAAGATTCCTCTGGGTCCGAGTGAGATGAGTACTGTGCGCTGCCGGGCAGAGGAGCTTCGGGAGGGGACACTCTGTGATTATCGGCCTGTTTTGCCTCTCATGTTGGCCAGTTTCATCTTTGATGTTCTCTGTACTCCAG TGGTTTCTCCCACGGGTTCCCGGCCCCCAAGTCGCAACTGGAACAACGAGATGCCTGGGGAtgaggagctgggatttgaagcagCAGTTGCTGCCTTGG GCATGAAGACAACAGTGAGTGAGGCGGAGCATCCCCTGCTATGTGAAGGCACACGTCGGGAGAAGGGTGACCTGGCCCTGGCACTAATGATCACTTACAAAGACGACCAGGCCAAACTCAAAAAG ATCTTAGACAAACTCTTGGACCGAGAGAGCCAGACGCATAAACCACAGACACTGAGTTCGTTCTACTCATCTAGCCGCCCGGCCACAGCCAGCCAGAGGTCTCCTTCAAAGCATGGGGGCCCATCTGCTCCAGGGGCCCTGCAACCTCTGACCTCAGGCTCTGCAGGGCCTGCTCAGCCAGGGAGTGTggcaggggctgggccaggccccACTGAGGGCTTCACAGAGAAGAATGTGCCTG AGAGTTCCCCACATTCCCCCTGTGAGGGTCTCCCATCTGAGGCAGCTTTGACCCCAAGACCAGAGGGAAAGGTCCCCAGCCGCTTGGCACTTGGCAGCCGTGGAGGCTACAATGGACGGGGCTGGGGCTCACCAGGGCGGCCTAAGAAGAAGCACACAG GCATGGCCAGCATTGACAGCAGTGCCCCTGAAACAACGTCGGATAGCTCCCCAACCTTAAGCCGGAGGCCACTTCGAGGGGGCTGGGCCCCTACCTCCTGGGGCCGAGGACAGGACAGTGACAGCATTAGCAGCTCTTCCTCAGACTCCCTTGGCTCCTCGTCCTCCAGTGGAAGTCGCCGGGCCAGTGCCAGTGGAGGGGCCCGGGCGAAGACAGTTGAAGTTGGCAG GTACAAGGGCCGCCGTCCTGAGAGTCATGCCCCCCATGTACCCAATCAGCCGTCAGAGGCAGCTGCACACTTCTACTTCGAGCTGGCGAAGACGGTGCTGATCAAGGCAGGGGGCAACAGCAGCACTTCCATTTTCACACATCCATCTTCCTCAGGGGGCCACCAGGGTCCTCACCGTAACCTGCACCTTTGCGCCTTCGAGATTGGGCTTTATGCCCTTGGCCTGCACAACTTTGTTTCTCCCAACTGGCTCTCACGTACTTACTCTTCCCACGTTTCCTGGATTACAG GCCAGGCAATGGAGATTGGCAGCGCAGCCCTGACTATACTGGTAGAATGCTGGGATGGGCACCTGACACCCCCTGAGGTTGCATCCCTGGCTGACAGGGCATCACGGGCACGAGACTCCAATATGGTGAGGGCAGCGGCGGAACTAGCCCTAAGCTGCCTGCCTCATGCCCATGCGTTGAACCCCAATGAGATCCAGCGGGCCCTGGTGCAGTGCAAGGAGCAG GATAACCTGATGTTGGAGAAGGCCTGCATGGCAGTGGAAGAGGCGGCTAAGGGTGGGGGCGTATACCCCGAAGTGTTGTTTGAGGTTGCTCACCAGTGGTTCTGGCTATATGAGCAAACAGCAGGTGGCTCATCCACAGCCCGTGAAGGGGCTACAAGCTGTAGTGCCAGTGGGATCAGGGCAGCTGGGGAGGCTGGGCGGGGGCTGCCTGAGGGCAGGGGGGTCCCAGGGACTGAGCCGGTTAcagtggcggcggcggcagcagcagtgaCAGCAGCCACAGTGGTGCCAGTCATCTCGGTGGGGTCCACTTTATATCCGGGTCCAGGACTGGGGCATGGTCATTCCCCTGGCCTGCACCCCTACACTGCTCTACAGCCCCACCTGCCCTGCAGCCCTCAATACCTCACCCACCCAGCTCACCCCGCCCACCCCATGCCTCATATGCCCCGGCCTGCCGTCTTCCCTGTGCCCAGCTCTGCATACCCACAG GGTGTGCATCCTGCATTCCTGGGGGCTCAGTACCCTTACTCGGTGACTCCCCCCTCACTTGCCGCCACTGCTGTGTCTTTCCCCGTCCCTTCCATGGCACCCATCACAGTACATCCCTACCACACAGAGCCAGGGCTCCCACTGCCCACCAGTGTGGCCTGTGAGTTGTGGGGACAGGGAACAG TGAGCAGTGTCCATCCAGCTTCCACGTTTCCGGCCATCCAGGGTGCCTCACTGCCTGCCCTGCCCACACAGCCCAGCCCTCTGGTGAGCGGGGGTTTTCCACCACCTGAGGAGGAGACTCACAGTCAGCCTGTCAACCCGCACAGCCTACACCACCTGCACGCCGCCTACCGTGTCG GGATGCTGGCACTGGAGATGCTGGGTCGCCGGGCACACAATGATCACCCCAACAACTTCTCCCGCTCCCCCCCCTACACTGATGATGTCAAATGGTTGCTGGGGCTGGCAGCAAAGCTGG GAGATCGTCATGGAGACGCTGCAGCGGCTGAGCCCCGCTCATGCCCACAACCACCTGCGTGCCCCGGCCTTCCACCAACTGGTGCAGCGCTGCCAGCAGGCATACATGCAG TACATCCACCACCGCTTGATTCACCTGACCCCTGCCGACTACGACGACTTTGTGAACGCAATCCGCAGTGCTCGCAGCGCCTTCTGCCTGACACCCATGGGCATGATGCAGTTCAACGACATCCTGCAGAATCTCAAGCGCAGCAAACAGACCAAGGAGCTGTGGCAGCGGGTCTCACTCGAGATGACCACCTTCTCCCCCTGAGTCTGGCCCCCCTAGGGCCCTATACAGGGACACAGGCCTGTGGCTATGGGGACCCCTCACAAAGGGGGAACGAATCTTGGCTGGACAGATCATCCCCACTCAGTTCCCTGGTAGCCCAGACTGGCAGCTGTTCTTGGGGCCAAGATGTCTCAGACCCTAGAAGCCTAGGGTTGGGGGAGACAGCCCTGTCTGGGAGGGGGCGTTGGGTGGCCTCTGGTATTTATTtggcatttataaatatataa